From a region of the Nitrospirae bacterium YQR-1 genome:
- a CDS encoding sulfurtransferase TusA family protein encodes MADIKADQVLDTKGLNCPMPVLKTKKALDGIESGKVLEVISTDAGSKSDIPALLNRLGHELLETKESGNVISFFIKKA; translated from the coding sequence ATGGCTGATATTAAAGCAGATCAGGTTTTGGATACAAAGGGGTTGAACTGTCCAATGCCGGTATTAAAGACTAAAAAGGCTCTTGATGGGATCGAATCCGGCAAAGTGCTTGAGGTAATATCAACGGACGCCGGTTCAAAGTCTGACATTCCGGCTCTTTTAAACAGACTTGGCCACGAATTACTGGAGACCAAAGAAAGCGGTAACGTTATTTCATTTTTTATTAA
- a CDS encoding glycosyltransferase family 39 protein produces MYATLCLYTIFILCYNLNDKYLWPDEAETANLAISITKFGLPRAYDGKNYISLYGPSVFENESHIVTWRPWLDEYIAAASFKILGQTTAAGRFPFALIGVATVFLTTLLAYRIFNSHRAALTAALFIATSEMFVLHARQCRYYSLVIFAEVCLIFAVYLIMAGKKPKGIIVLTLSMAIQFYTNYIVLAGNIFALWIFALFTEKRNTGMIFSVFVSSAVFTLMALPWLVYAKPWHQSSYIGHGEFMTKFKFYLAEIHFHFFSFFLFLIPLAYYMHRRLTIKDRYAAMSKVSTVQSDLAFLLLLTIPLNLLIVPLAPGIYVRYMVHLIPNFVLLTVFILTTYVSSAWLRVSLICLLCFTNFISYVSAWPVRILNDVVVTLHEPRATVLSLVNVIKTDSLNRLEDTVKYLRKKGNPGDTILVSCPEFPLMFYTGMQVINARFLDSVNFTSLPNWILTECVTEETNVAPLYPPPDYAVYYRPLIIDIHDGPTIGNMPNPDIYEQFTAKNRGHITVYKLQPAVQISAIPDKSVFKPVGSDGSVTSVNVSPDCKYAAIVYGRDKIIETTFNIKLVDIKSGNLAGEFSLGDRSIRSAYITTDSKYILGIAGNTVRKWNIETGKRVKIFAGHRDHINAIALTPDGKHMLSAAKNDTLKLWDIVTGREIMAFIGPKNNTQTIAITSDGLLAASAGMDNILRLWNIGTGTEIKIFSGNAHNIKTIAISKSAKFMLTGGGYDGVIRMWDIAQGRETGVLLGHSNAVTAIVITPDDRYALSGGISQRLRLWDLTNGKEKIVFPPDVLSVSSLSLTADGKLVVVGSWDGTASIWDVASGKKLRTYDGNFKKSS; encoded by the coding sequence ATGTATGCAACACTGTGTTTATATACAATATTTATATTATGCTACAACCTTAACGATAAATATCTTTGGCCGGATGAGGCTGAAACAGCCAACCTTGCCATAAGTATAACAAAGTTCGGTTTGCCCAGGGCATATGACGGTAAAAATTATATTTCTCTTTACGGACCATCTGTGTTTGAAAACGAATCTCACATTGTTACATGGAGGCCGTGGCTGGATGAATACATCGCTGCGGCTTCTTTCAAAATACTTGGACAGACAACAGCAGCAGGACGCTTTCCCTTTGCCCTGATTGGGGTAGCCACCGTGTTCTTAACCACATTGTTAGCGTACCGTATATTTAACTCCCACAGAGCGGCTCTAACGGCGGCCCTGTTTATAGCCACATCTGAAATGTTTGTCCTCCATGCAAGGCAGTGCAGGTACTACTCATTGGTAATATTTGCAGAGGTGTGCCTCATATTTGCCGTTTACCTTATTATGGCCGGGAAAAAACCAAAGGGTATCATTGTGTTGACTCTAAGCATGGCAATACAGTTTTATACAAATTACATAGTCCTGGCCGGAAACATATTTGCGCTATGGATTTTTGCTTTATTTACCGAAAAAAGAAACACAGGAATGATTTTCTCCGTTTTCGTTAGTTCTGCTGTTTTTACACTCATGGCACTGCCGTGGCTTGTATATGCAAAACCCTGGCATCAATCCAGTTACATCGGCCATGGGGAATTCATGACAAAATTTAAGTTTTATCTCGCCGAGATTCATTTCCACTTTTTTTCTTTTTTCTTGTTTTTAATTCCACTGGCGTATTACATGCACCGGAGGTTAACGATAAAGGACAGATATGCCGCTATGTCCAAAGTGTCCACTGTTCAGAGCGATTTAGCATTTCTACTGTTACTTACCATACCTTTAAATTTGCTTATAGTGCCCCTTGCCCCGGGAATTTATGTAAGATATATGGTGCATCTTATACCAAATTTTGTACTCCTGACAGTGTTCATTCTTACCACCTATGTTTCCTCTGCATGGCTCAGGGTGTCTTTGATATGCCTGTTGTGTTTTACAAATTTTATATCCTATGTGAGCGCATGGCCCGTGAGGATTTTAAACGATGTGGTGGTTACATTGCATGAACCCCGGGCTACGGTTCTTAGTCTGGTGAATGTCATAAAAACTGATTCCTTAAACCGGCTTGAGGATACTGTAAAATATTTAAGGAAGAAAGGTAACCCCGGGGATACAATACTGGTTTCTTGCCCTGAATTTCCACTGATGTTTTATACAGGTATGCAGGTTATTAATGCAAGATTTTTGGACTCTGTTAACTTCACAAGCCTGCCAAACTGGATATTAACTGAGTGTGTAACTGAGGAAACAAATGTAGCCCCCCTTTACCCTCCGCCTGATTATGCCGTTTACTACCGGCCTCTCATTATTGATATTCACGACGGCCCGACAATAGGCAACATGCCAAACCCTGACATATATGAACAATTTACTGCAAAAAACCGCGGACACATAACTGTTTATAAGTTACAGCCGGCAGTGCAGATTAGTGCTATACCGGATAAGAGTGTTTTTAAGCCGGTAGGCTCCGACGGCAGTGTCACCTCTGTAAACGTATCACCTGACTGCAAATATGCCGCAATAGTATATGGCCGTGACAAAATCATAGAAACCACCTTCAATATAAAACTTGTTGATATTAAAAGCGGTAATTTGGCTGGAGAGTTTTCTCTTGGTGACCGTTCTATCAGGTCTGCATATATAACAACAGACAGTAAGTACATACTGGGAATTGCCGGTAATACGGTTAGAAAATGGAATATTGAAACCGGCAAAAGAGTAAAGATATTTGCAGGCCACAGGGACCATATAAACGCTATAGCCCTAACCCCGGATGGCAAGCACATGTTAAGCGCTGCAAAGAACGATACACTAAAACTATGGGACATTGTCACCGGCAGGGAGATAATGGCATTTATCGGCCCAAAAAACAACACACAAACGATAGCCATAACCTCAGACGGACTGCTTGCAGCCTCAGCAGGCATGGATAATATTTTAAGGCTTTGGAACATCGGGACAGGGACGGAAATAAAGATTTTTTCCGGCAACGCACATAATATAAAAACGATAGCTATAAGTAAGTCCGCTAAATTTATGTTGACAGGGGGAGGGTATGATGGAGTCATTAGGATGTGGGACATTGCACAGGGCAGGGAGACTGGAGTGCTTTTGGGGCACAGTAATGCCGTAACCGCCATTGTGATAACCCCTGATGACAGGTATGCCCTCTCCGGTGGAATCTCGCAGCGTCTTAGACTCTGGGACTTGACTAATGGAAAAGAAAAAATAGTTTTCCCGCCCGATGTACTGTCTGTTTCTTCTTTGTCACTTACAGCGGATGGAAAACTGGTTGTTGTCGGCTCGTGGGACGGCACAGCTTCAATTTGGGACGTGGCCTCAGGAAAAAAATTGCGGACATATGACGGAAACTTTAAAAAAAGCTCTTAA